The Gemmatimonadota bacterium genome includes a region encoding these proteins:
- the nthB gene encoding nitrile hydratase subunit beta, producing the protein MDGIHDMGGMHGFGPIEREENEPLFHHPWESRVLAISVATPVPIPGGSRNNIENMDPAHYLSSSYYEKWLYARIKGLIDAGVLTPEEMETRMALFRNNPNVETPVHPDPDAVRAELKRPRPATPSQQKMDISPQFSNGDRVKARNIHPEGHTRLPRYVRGKYGTVTNYYGIDNLQDAELPTGCTNRQQPLYAVRFEASELWGSAAETKSAVYLDMWESYLEFV; encoded by the coding sequence ATGGATGGCATTCACGACATGGGTGGGATGCATGGATTTGGTCCCATAGAGCGCGAAGAAAACGAACCCTTATTTCACCACCCCTGGGAGAGCCGGGTACTCGCCATATCCGTAGCCACACCTGTGCCGATCCCCGGAGGCTCCCGAAACAACATCGAAAACATGGACCCCGCGCACTACCTCTCGTCCAGCTATTACGAAAAATGGCTGTATGCCCGTATCAAAGGGCTGATCGACGCCGGCGTACTAACCCCGGAAGAGATGGAAACGCGGATGGCGCTCTTCCGGAACAATCCCAATGTCGAAACGCCTGTACACCCCGATCCCGATGCCGTCAGAGCGGAACTCAAACGACCGCGTCCTGCTACCCCATCCCAACAAAAAATGGACATCTCGCCACAATTTTCCAATGGCGACCGCGTAAAAGCGCGCAATATCCATCCCGAGGGCCACACCCGGCTTCCCCGATACGTAAGAGGCAAATACGGCACCGTCACCAACTACTACGGCATCGACAACCTCCAGGACGCCGAACTGCCCACAGGGTGTACAAATCGCCAGCAACCCTTATACGCCGTGCGCTTTGAAGCCTCGGAACTGTGGGGTAGTGCCGCCGAAACAAAAAGTGCCGTCTATCTGGACATGTGGGAAAGCTATCTGGAATTCGTCTAA
- the nthA gene encoding nitrile hydratase subunit alpha, translating into MNTVTQTETDAALRTRALESLLIEKGLITTEIIDEVVEKYEKDVGPLNGARVVARAWTDPDYKRRLIEDGRAAIAELGFDSAQGAKIVVLENTPDVHHLVVCTLCSCYPWSVLGLPPNWYKSYAYRSRAVREPRAVLRKFDLDLPDTVEIRVWDSNSDLRYMVLPERPAGTEDYTEEQLISLVTRDSMIGVAKIESPSK; encoded by the coding sequence ATGAACACAGTTACCCAAACCGAGACCGACGCAGCCCTGCGCACCAGAGCACTCGAATCGCTCCTGATCGAAAAGGGATTGATTACAACAGAAATTATAGACGAAGTCGTGGAAAAATACGAAAAAGACGTAGGTCCCCTCAACGGCGCCAGAGTGGTAGCCCGCGCCTGGACAGATCCGGACTACAAGCGACGGCTAATAGAAGATGGCAGAGCGGCAATTGCCGAACTGGGGTTTGACAGCGCGCAGGGTGCCAAAATCGTCGTACTGGAAAACACCCCAGATGTCCACCACCTCGTCGTCTGTACCTTGTGCTCCTGTTATCCCTGGTCCGTACTCGGCTTGCCCCCGAACTGGTATAAATCCTACGCGTACCGCTCGCGAGCTGTACGAGAACCGAGAGCCGTCTTGCGGAAATTTGACCTCGACCTACCCGATACCGTAGAAATCCGCGTCTGGGACAGCAACTCGGACCTCCGTTACATGGTTCTGCCCGAACGTCCTGCCGGCACAGAAGACTACACCGAAGAACAACTCATCTCACTTGTCACGCGCGACTCAATGATCGGCGTCGCCAAAATCGAATCGCCCTCGAAATGA